Proteins from one Chloroflexota bacterium genomic window:
- a CDS encoding acetoin utilization protein AcuC, with protein sequence MTLAIAYSEQIKGYDFGPGHPFRSDRYANFMNLLTEKVNNFEVVEPRYATDKELLLVHDRNYIDFLQGDSKGIWLPSYRFLSPDTPLQPEMEKAARLIVGASLTATELVWKGSFTNAVGVGGGLHHAKSNYGAGFCIYNDVAVCVKNLIENHGLERILILDTDAHAGDGTCQIFYQDPMVLFIDIHQDPRTLYPGTGFAHEIGEGEGKGFTVNVPLPPGASDDAYECVLDEIFTPLAEEFAPQIIIRNGGSDPHFADELTDLGLTLKGFEMIGRKVREVAERVCDGKAVDLLGSGYNQTVLPYGWLSLVSGLAKLDLEFTEPFLFSLKTDYKLKETKTVIKEVKENLRSYWRCFA encoded by the coding sequence ATGACGCTAGCTATAGCATATAGTGAGCAGATAAAAGGTTATGATTTCGGCCCTGGGCACCCTTTCAGGAGTGATAGGTATGCCAACTTCATGAACTTGCTGACGGAGAAGGTCAACAACTTTGAAGTTGTCGAGCCGAGGTATGCAACAGACAAAGAATTACTCCTTGTTCACGATAGAAACTACATCGACTTCCTGCAAGGTGACTCCAAGGGGATTTGGTTACCCAGCTACAGGTTTCTCAGCCCGGACACTCCCCTCCAGCCAGAAATGGAGAAAGCTGCCAGGTTAATCGTCGGAGCCTCTCTAACAGCAACAGAACTCGTTTGGAAGGGCAGTTTCACCAATGCCGTTGGCGTTGGCGGCGGCCTACACCACGCCAAAAGTAACTACGGGGCAGGGTTTTGCATCTACAACGATGTGGCTGTATGCGTTAAGAATCTAATTGAGAACCACGGTCTGGAGAGGATTCTGATTCTTGACACCGATGCTCACGCTGGAGACGGAACCTGCCAGATTTTCTACCAAGATCCGATGGTGTTGTTCATCGATATTCACCAGGACCCCCGAACCCTTTATCCAGGAACCGGCTTTGCCCATGAAATCGGGGAGGGAGAAGGCAAGGGTTTCACTGTAAATGTGCCTCTACCTCCAGGAGCCTCCGATGATGCCTACGAATGCGTATTGGATGAAATATTCACTCCTCTGGCAGAGGAATTTGCCCCCCAGATAATCATCAGAAACGGGGGCTCTGACCCCCACTTCGCCGATGAGCTGACTGACTTGGGGCTTACTCTCAAGGGCTTCGAAATGATCGGCAGAAAAGTGAGAGAAGTCGCCGAAAGAGTATGTGATGGAAAGGCAGTCGATCTCCTTGGAAGCGGATACAACCAAACAGTCCTGCCTTACGGGTGGCTTTCCTTGGTCTCAGGGCTGGCCAAACTCGACCTCGAGTTTACGGAACCTTTCTTGTTCTCTCTCAAGACTGACTACAAACTTAAAGAAACAAAAACGGTCATAAAGGAAGTCAAAGAGAACCTTAGGAGCTACTGGCGGTGCTTTGCTTAG